One window of the Candidatus Methylomirabilis sp. genome contains the following:
- the rplV gene encoding 50S ribosomal protein L22: MEARAVAKFVRVPPRKARWVIDLIRGREVSAALAAVRFTPKQAARIIEKVLKSALANAQHNHGVRDPDRLYVKTAFVDQGPVLKRFRPRAMGRATPIHKRMSHITIVLEERPGPKK; the protein is encoded by the coding sequence GTGGAGGCGCGCGCCGTCGCAAAATTCGTCCGGGTCCCGCCCCGGAAGGCCCGGTGGGTCATCGATCTGATCCGGGGGCGGGAGGTCTCCGCTGCGCTGGCGGCGGTGCGGTTCACGCCGAAGCAGGCGGCCCGGATCATCGAGAAGGTCCTGAAGTCGGCCCTGGCCAACGCCCAGCACAACCACGGCGTCCGGGACCCGGACCGGCTCTACGTGAAGACGGCCTTCGTGGACCAGGGCCCGGTGCTGAAGCGGTTCCGGCCCCGGGCCATGGGGCGGGCCACGCCCATCCACAAGCGGATGTCCCACATCACCATCGTCCTGGAAGAGCGGCCGGGGCCGAAGAAATAG
- the rpsS gene encoding 30S ribosomal protein S19: protein MGRSLKKGPYVEPKLLKRVEEMNRSRDKKVLKTWSRRSTITPEFVGHTLAVHNGKKFIPVYVTENMVGHKLGEFAPTRTFRGHGAHTARSTALK from the coding sequence ATGGGACGCTCGCTGAAGAAGGGCCCGTACGTCGAGCCCAAGCTGCTGAAGCGGGTCGAGGAGATGAACCGGAGCCGGGACAAGAAGGTCCTGAAGACCTGGTCTCGCCGCTCGACCATCACCCCGGAGTTCGTGGGGCACACACTGGCCGTGCACAACGGGAAGAAGTTCATCCCCGTCTACGTCACGGAGAACATGGTGGGGCACAAGCTGGGCGAGTTCGCCCCGACCCGGACCTTCCGGGGGCACGGGGCCCACACGGCCCGCTCCACCGCGTTGAAGTAG
- the rplB gene encoding 50S ribosomal protein L2: protein MPVKTYRPVTPSRRTMTTATFEEVSKRRPEKALLQPLQKTGGRNMWGRMTVRHRGGGHKRMYRRIDFKRDKVGVPAKVAAIEYDPNRSARIALLHYADGEKRYILAAEGLQVGDTLMAGPEADIRVGNALALRDIPVGVTVHNVEMRRGKGGQMVRSAGAFAQFIAKEGDRALLRLPSGEVRKVHLDCMATIGQVGNLEHENVSLGKAGRSRWLGIRPSVRGVAMNPHDHPLGGGEGKSSGGRHPCSPWGKLERKTRRKRLQSDQEIVNRRK, encoded by the coding sequence ATGCCAGTGAAAACCTACCGGCCGGTGACACCGTCCCGGCGGACGATGACCACGGCGACCTTCGAGGAGGTGAGCAAGCGCCGGCCGGAGAAGGCCTTGCTTCAGCCCCTGCAGAAGACCGGCGGCCGGAATATGTGGGGCCGCATGACCGTCCGCCACCGGGGGGGCGGCCACAAGCGGATGTACCGGCGGATCGACTTCAAGCGGGATAAGGTCGGGGTGCCGGCGAAGGTGGCGGCCATCGAGTACGACCCCAACCGGTCCGCCCGGATCGCCCTCCTCCACTACGCGGACGGGGAGAAACGGTACATCCTGGCGGCCGAGGGACTCCAGGTGGGGGACACCCTGATGGCGGGGCCCGAGGCGGACATCCGGGTGGGGAACGCCCTGGCGCTCCGGGACATCCCGGTCGGGGTCACCGTCCACAACGTGGAGATGCGGCGGGGGAAGGGGGGCCAGATGGTCCGCTCGGCCGGCGCCTTCGCCCAGTTCATCGCCAAGGAGGGGGACCGGGCCCTCCTGCGGCTGCCCTCGGGGGAGGTCCGGAAGGTCCACCTCGACTGCATGGCCACGATCGGGCAGGTGGGCAACCTGGAGCACGAGAACGTCTCCCTCGGGAAGGCGGGCCGCTCCCGCTGGCTCGGGATCCGGCCCTCGGTCCGGGGCGTGGCCATGAACCCCCACGACCACCCCCTGGGCGGCGGGGAGGGGAAGTCCTCGGGGGGCCGGCACCCCTGCAGCCCCTGGGGGAAGCTGGAGCGGAAGACCCGGCGCAAGCGCCTGCAGTCCGATCAGGAGATCGTGAATCGCCGAAAGTAG